A section of the Sedimentisphaera cyanobacteriorum genome encodes:
- a CDS encoding amino acid permease translates to MARKSRPSANPTPELSRELSLFHIIMMGLGMMIGAGVFLGMGISIGEAGPGGVVLTFALNGVFAMLTAMSFAELSSAIPRAGGVYNFARIGFGRNASFLAGWMEWFASSVAGSMYALTFAIYSIRFIDALGWLNPLYESFGNDPETVILVLERLTAVITAGLFVYINFKGSSETGKAGAVITVGQTLFVLTIGIFGVVAVIQDPSRLQNFTPFMPEGWSKLLVTMGFTYVAFEGYEVIAQAGDETIDPKKNLPKAMIYSVTIVTLIYVLVAFATVVSVKAGSEGVGQMPPWEWIGQFKEKGFGEAAARLMPLGNFVLTLAVIFSSTSALNATIYSGTRASYALGRDGMMPEFWSRIHEKNRTPYGALIATSVIVIFTAAFLPTEDVASSASIMFLFLFFMVNLCVIKIRLGMGDELEYGFMMPFFPVPPILALIMQAVLAVWLVHMSVIAWIIAPIWILAGLAIYLLYSKDRVIAAEHEITVFDEQRNYKPKGYPVMVGLADPENAVDLVNGTYKLCSSKKKPHVELIHMVSVPEHISLSESEEYTEPGREAITEAMLYLSMHFPLNTTIRYCRNIARGIVSAVKEKKVKLLVLGWHGKPENRLFNIGATIDPIVERAPCNVVIIKGSEKSKQRYKSVLVPVSGGPNSEYAAEIANIMAETDAKVTMLKVDTGQKRGFKLREFALNQAMRLRLRPDRFTTKTVKAKSSVIAILREAKNHELTVLGMTNRPLGQFRGLSVPEKIACRTSKPVVIAKAGGKVDSLFKRIFS, encoded by the coding sequence ATGGCACGTAAATCCCGCCCTTCCGCAAACCCCACACCAGAATTATCCAGAGAGCTTTCTTTGTTCCACATCATAATGATGGGGCTGGGTATGATGATAGGTGCCGGTGTGTTTCTCGGGATGGGCATATCCATAGGCGAGGCCGGCCCGGGCGGGGTTGTCCTTACATTCGCTCTGAATGGCGTATTCGCAATGCTCACGGCTATGAGCTTCGCTGAGCTGAGTTCTGCAATTCCTCGAGCAGGGGGTGTGTATAATTTCGCGCGTATCGGCTTCGGACGCAACGCCAGCTTCCTCGCAGGCTGGATGGAGTGGTTCGCTTCGAGCGTTGCAGGGAGCATGTATGCCCTGACATTTGCTATATACAGCATCCGGTTTATCGACGCCCTCGGCTGGCTCAATCCGCTTTATGAATCTTTCGGAAACGATCCGGAAACCGTCATTCTGGTGCTGGAAAGGCTTACAGCAGTAATAACTGCGGGGCTGTTTGTGTATATAAACTTCAAGGGCTCCTCGGAAACCGGCAAAGCCGGTGCAGTAATTACCGTGGGACAAACCCTTTTCGTTCTTACAATCGGGATTTTCGGGGTGGTTGCGGTTATCCAAGACCCCTCAAGACTGCAAAACTTCACGCCTTTTATGCCGGAAGGCTGGTCTAAGCTGCTGGTAACTATGGGCTTTACTTACGTTGCCTTTGAGGGATATGAAGTGATAGCCCAGGCGGGCGATGAAACGATAGACCCGAAGAAAAACCTGCCCAAGGCAATGATATATTCTGTTACTATCGTAACGCTTATTTATGTGCTTGTAGCCTTTGCCACAGTGGTATCTGTAAAGGCGGGCAGCGAAGGGGTTGGCCAAATGCCCCCGTGGGAGTGGATTGGTCAGTTCAAGGAGAAGGGCTTCGGCGAGGCAGCTGCAAGGCTTATGCCGTTAGGTAATTTCGTGCTCACTCTCGCTGTGATTTTCTCCTCTACATCCGCCCTGAACGCCACGATTTACTCGGGCACAAGAGCCTCCTACGCCCTCGGACGCGACGGGATGATGCCCGAATTCTGGTCTCGAATACACGAAAAAAACCGAACCCCTTACGGTGCACTTATTGCAACCTCGGTAATCGTAATATTCACTGCTGCATTCCTGCCGACTGAGGATGTGGCATCCAGCGCAAGCATAATGTTTCTGTTCCTTTTCTTTATGGTGAATCTCTGCGTTATAAAGATTCGCCTCGGGATGGGCGATGAGCTCGAATACGGCTTTATGATGCCGTTTTTCCCTGTACCGCCGATCCTTGCACTGATTATGCAGGCTGTGCTTGCGGTATGGCTGGTGCATATGAGCGTAATCGCTTGGATAATCGCACCGATCTGGATTCTCGCAGGCCTTGCGATATACCTGCTGTACTCTAAAGACAGGGTTATCGCGGCAGAACACGAGATAACCGTATTCGATGAACAGAGAAACTATAAGCCCAAAGGGTATCCGGTGATGGTGGGCCTGGCTGACCCGGAGAACGCAGTGGATCTGGTTAACGGTACATACAAACTCTGCTCTTCAAAGAAGAAGCCGCATGTGGAGCTGATTCATATGGTGTCCGTACCTGAGCATATATCGCTGTCTGAATCCGAAGAATACACCGAACCGGGAAGAGAAGCCATCACAGAGGCTATGCTCTATCTCTCAATGCATTTCCCGCTGAATACCACAATCCGCTACTGCAGGAATATCGCAAGGGGGATTGTTTCGGCAGTGAAGGAGAAGAAGGTGAAGCTGCTCGTTCTCGGCTGGCACGGCAAACCCGAAAACAGGCTTTTCAATATCGGCGCCACAATAGACCCAATCGTTGAGCGGGCGCCCTGCAATGTGGTGATTATTAAGGGCTCGGAGAAATCCAAGCAGAGATACAAAAGCGTGCTTGTGCCGGTATCAGGCGGGCCAAACTCCGAATACGCAGCAGAAATCGCTAATATTATGGCCGAAACGGATGCAAAGGTAACTATGCTCAAGGTGGATACCGGACAGAAGCGGGGATTCAAGCTCAGAGAATTCGCACTGAATCAGGCGATGAGGCTAAGACTGAGGCCGGACAGATTCACAACCAAAACCGTAAAAGCGAAAAGCTCGGTAATAGCTATACTCAGAGAAGCAAAAAATCACGAACTCACCGTCCTCGGGATGACTAACCGGCCGCTCGGACAGTTCCGAGGGCTGTCTGTGCCCGAAAAAATAGCTTGCAGAACTTCAAAGCCCGTGGTTATTGCAAAGGCAGGCGGGAAAGTGGATTCACTGTTCAAAAGAATCTTTTCCTGA
- the rnr gene encoding ribonuclease R, with the protein MKSLKDRILKFVKNSEYSPVTENRLAEMLGADDKQQREQFSQTVQNMLEEGLLDIGKNSRITLPSSGDVVKGKFRSTRQEFGFVAPLTATRDGDLRIERHNINSACDGDIVEAKVIRRRRKGKKFLLAGKITKVIERAKTTSTGTLYKNEGRWMIVPDGNFFKAPFNVDDPQIKGAKQEDKVYYEVLKYPKDKTPGKAVIIDVIGRAGLYETEIEATIKNFELRSGFDKQCTEQARKCADVDFKPGKGYDDIRDKELITIDPDTAKDYDDAISLEFDEDNNPVLGIHIADVSRFVTQGSALDEEAGLRGNSVYLPGRVLPMLPEVLSNGVCSLQPNQPRFAKSVYITYDKRGRVIKSKTKYANSLIQSSARLTYRDADRMLQGEKLDFPQEIYKLLRDMDMLARRIEKRREQDGMIHLDLPDIDLVLNDNGEVVDANPADQSYPHTIIEMFMVEANEAVARLLDSFDIPFIRRIHPDPDAFSAQRLADFVSVCGMKLPSSADRESLRKILDKVRGTGLEYAVNNAVLRSLQKAVYSPENIGHYALSSRHYTHFTSPIRRYADLTIHRLLDKYLKEGRLSEKMGIPSEEDLVQLGGYISSTEDKAENAERDLKKVLILQMLEKKVGETLECYVSGVIRKGIFVQCKKFGIEGFISSEELGPDRWEFHEKSQSLTGQHSGVRVRIGLEIDVTITNVVVPIRQITLLPVEPLVKKTELKPKHEKKHKFKAKTKDRRSYTHSRKRKSKRKRK; encoded by the coding sequence ATGAAAAGTCTTAAAGACAGGATTCTAAAATTCGTAAAGAATTCTGAATATTCCCCTGTAACTGAAAATCGGTTAGCTGAGATGCTCGGTGCTGACGATAAGCAGCAGAGAGAGCAGTTCAGCCAGACAGTTCAAAATATGCTTGAGGAAGGCCTTCTGGATATCGGGAAAAACTCCCGCATTACACTGCCCAGCTCAGGCGATGTTGTTAAGGGCAAGTTCCGCTCAACAAGGCAGGAATTCGGCTTCGTTGCCCCGCTTACCGCCACACGAGACGGCGATCTCCGCATAGAACGCCACAATATAAACAGCGCCTGCGACGGTGATATCGTGGAGGCGAAGGTAATACGAAGACGGCGAAAAGGAAAGAAATTCCTGCTTGCCGGCAAGATAACCAAGGTGATTGAGCGGGCAAAAACCACCTCTACCGGCACTCTCTATAAAAATGAAGGCAGATGGATGATCGTGCCGGACGGGAACTTCTTCAAAGCCCCGTTCAACGTTGACGATCCTCAAATCAAGGGAGCGAAGCAGGAAGACAAGGTGTATTATGAGGTGCTCAAGTATCCAAAGGACAAAACCCCCGGAAAGGCTGTGATAATTGATGTTATAGGCAGAGCGGGGCTTTATGAAACGGAAATCGAAGCTACTATCAAGAATTTCGAGCTTCGAAGCGGATTCGATAAACAATGCACTGAGCAGGCGAGAAAATGCGCAGACGTTGATTTCAAGCCGGGCAAGGGCTATGATGATATCCGCGATAAGGAGCTTATCACGATAGACCCCGATACAGCGAAAGACTACGACGATGCAATCAGCCTTGAGTTTGATGAGGATAACAATCCCGTTCTGGGAATTCATATTGCAGATGTCAGCCGCTTTGTAACGCAGGGCTCGGCTCTAGATGAGGAGGCAGGCCTTCGCGGGAACAGCGTATATCTTCCCGGCAGGGTTCTGCCTATGCTGCCTGAAGTTCTCAGCAACGGCGTATGCTCTCTGCAGCCAAATCAGCCCCGATTCGCCAAGAGCGTTTACATCACATACGACAAGCGAGGCAGGGTAATCAAGAGCAAAACCAAATACGCAAACAGCCTGATTCAGTCTTCAGCTCGTCTAACCTACAGGGATGCAGACAGGATGCTTCAGGGTGAAAAGCTCGATTTCCCGCAGGAAATTTACAAACTGCTCAGAGATATGGATATGCTCGCCCGAAGGATCGAAAAGCGAAGGGAGCAGGACGGTATGATCCATTTGGATTTGCCGGATATTGACCTTGTGCTCAATGACAACGGCGAGGTGGTAGATGCAAACCCCGCAGACCAAAGCTATCCGCATACGATAATCGAGATGTTTATGGTGGAGGCGAATGAGGCTGTGGCAAGGCTGCTCGACAGCTTCGATATCCCGTTTATCCGCAGAATACACCCCGACCCCGATGCTTTCAGCGCCCAGAGGCTTGCGGATTTCGTGAGCGTTTGCGGGATGAAGCTGCCCTCCAGCGCGGACAGAGAATCGCTGCGTAAAATTCTCGATAAGGTTCGGGGAACAGGGCTTGAGTATGCAGTGAATAATGCCGTGCTGCGGAGCCTTCAGAAGGCAGTTTATTCCCCTGAGAATATCGGCCATTATGCCCTCTCTTCGCGCCATTACACCCACTTTACAAGCCCCATCAGAAGATACGCAGACCTCACCATACACCGCCTGCTGGATAAATACCTAAAGGAAGGCCGGCTCAGCGAAAAGATGGGAATCCCCTCAGAGGAAGACCTTGTGCAGCTGGGCGGGTATATCAGCAGTACAGAAGACAAGGCGGAGAATGCTGAGAGGGATCTGAAGAAGGTGCTGATTCTTCAGATGCTCGAGAAGAAGGTCGGCGAAACCCTCGAATGCTACGTTTCAGGCGTTATCCGCAAGGGAATCTTCGTTCAGTGCAAAAAATTCGGGATTGAAGGCTTTATATCCTCTGAGGAGCTCGGGCCGGACAGATGGGAGTTTCACGAGAAATCCCAGAGTCTTACCGGTCAGCACAGCGGCGTTCGCGTGCGGATTGGGCTTGAGATTGATGTTACGATAACGAATGTGGTTGTCCCGATTCGTCAGATTACTCTGCTGCCCGTCGAGCCGCTCGTTAAGAAAACAGAGCTCAAGCCCAAACACGAAAAGAAGCACAAGTTCAAGGCAAAAACCAAAGACCGCCGCTCATACACACATAGCAGAAAAAGAAAATCGAAAAGGAAACGAAAATAG
- a CDS encoding ComF family protein: MPIQTACITDELIQTANAVLWPSRCLSCGEPASPGQPLCGACWEGLRDACSDYACPRCGAVVSEEAAKNSMCGFCINKKLYIDGFARSGRYESTLRNLVLMLKHSENAALIKLVRILAASAFQNRFASERIDCVCPVPLHWTRRWARGFNQAGVLAEGLKSIGIPSRTELTRKKQTKPQPVMQSYSKRMKNVRGAFAVKRFADVRRKSILLADDVRTSGATLNECARVLKEAGAERVYALTLTVPAGQI, from the coding sequence ATGCCAATCCAAACAGCCTGCATAACTGATGAGTTAATCCAAACTGCAAACGCTGTTCTCTGGCCTTCAAGGTGTCTGAGCTGCGGGGAGCCTGCCTCTCCGGGGCAGCCGCTCTGCGGGGCGTGCTGGGAAGGGCTCAGAGATGCGTGCAGTGATTATGCCTGCCCGAGGTGCGGGGCGGTTGTGAGCGAGGAGGCCGCTAAAAACAGCATGTGCGGGTTCTGCATCAACAAAAAGCTCTACATAGACGGCTTCGCCCGCTCCGGCAGATACGAAAGCACACTTAGAAACCTCGTACTTATGCTAAAGCATTCGGAAAATGCCGCACTGATAAAGCTCGTTCGAATTCTAGCTGCCTCGGCCTTCCAAAACAGATTCGCATCAGAGCGGATTGATTGTGTATGCCCTGTACCTCTGCACTGGACACGCCGCTGGGCAAGGGGATTCAATCAGGCCGGAGTTCTCGCTGAAGGGCTCAAATCCATCGGAATTCCTTCCAGAACTGAACTAACACGAAAAAAACAGACAAAACCTCAGCCTGTAATGCAGAGCTACAGCAAACGAATGAAAAACGTGAGAGGGGCGTTTGCAGTCAAAAGATTTGCTGATGTGCGCAGAAAGAGCATCCTGCTGGCTGACGACGTTCGAACATCCGGCGCAACGCTGAACGAATGCGCCCGAGTGCTCAAAGAGGCGGGAGCGGAAAGGGTGTATGCCCTCACGCTCACCGTGCCGGCAGGGCAGATTTAG
- a CDS encoding GNAT family N-acetyltransferase, with amino-acid sequence MAEFIKVQGEELIRRASKLAFDIWREHYIPIVGEGQVEYMLDKFQSERAISGSIADGCDYYLTEADGQDAGYFALKIEPDGKAFLSKFYVAKGFRGQGLGRKSFEFVKRLAQKRQAEEIYLTVNKNNSDSIGIYEKLGFENRGSIVMDIGGGYKMDDYKMVFDLTVPSNR; translated from the coding sequence ATGGCAGAATTCATCAAAGTTCAGGGCGAAGAGCTTATCCGCCGAGCCTCGAAGCTCGCCTTCGATATCTGGCGCGAGCACTACATCCCGATTGTAGGCGAGGGGCAGGTGGAGTATATGCTGGATAAGTTTCAGAGCGAGCGGGCGATCTCTGGGAGCATTGCTGATGGGTGCGATTATTACCTCACCGAAGCAGACGGGCAGGATGCGGGCTATTTTGCACTGAAAATTGAGCCGGACGGGAAGGCGTTTTTGAGCAAGTTTTATGTGGCCAAGGGGTTCAGAGGCCAAGGGCTCGGCAGAAAGAGCTTTGAGTTTGTGAAAAGGCTCGCCCAGAAACGGCAAGCAGAAGAGATTTACCTCACGGTAAACAAGAACAACTCCGATTCGATCGGCATTTATGAAAAGCTCGGCTTTGAAAACCGCGGGTCTATCGTGATGGATATCGGAGGGGGGTATAAGATGGACGACTACAAGATGGTATTTGATTTGACAGTACCTTCCAATCGCTAA
- the dapB gene encoding 4-hydroxy-tetrahydrodipicolinate reductase, protein MTKLVINGAAGRMGRRILALAVESGEFDIVGALEHSSSELLGNDAGEAAGIGRIGLPLSSRKPEIADVMIDFTLAPAADETIEYCKNAGIGLVMGTTGLSDEQISKLEEASKDIPVIYGTNMSVGMNFLFEMVGKFAKMLGEKYDIEIIEHHHKFKKDAPSGSAVTLAERIAEETGRDMPGSLQHGRQGPDSLRKDGEIGMHAVRGGDIIGFHEVMYSTLGETVTVQHRAHNRDNFVRGAIRAAGWLAGREPGWYKMKDVLGL, encoded by the coding sequence ATGACAAAGCTGGTAATAAACGGCGCTGCCGGAAGAATGGGCAGGCGCATTCTCGCTTTGGCGGTGGAAAGCGGTGAATTTGATATTGTTGGTGCTCTGGAGCACAGCTCCTCCGAGCTTCTCGGCAATGACGCCGGCGAGGCAGCGGGAATCGGAAGGATTGGCCTGCCGCTGAGCTCGAGAAAGCCTGAGATTGCGGATGTGATGATCGATTTCACCCTCGCCCCTGCGGCGGATGAGACAATCGAATACTGCAAGAACGCAGGTATTGGGCTTGTAATGGGCACAACAGGTCTCTCAGACGAGCAGATAAGCAAGCTTGAGGAGGCCTCTAAGGATATACCTGTGATTTACGGGACGAATATGAGCGTTGGGATGAACTTCCTTTTTGAGATGGTGGGAAAGTTTGCCAAGATGCTCGGCGAGAAATACGACATCGAGATTATCGAGCATCATCACAAATTCAAGAAAGACGCCCCGAGCGGCTCTGCTGTAACTCTCGCTGAGAGGATCGCAGAGGAAACCGGCCGCGATATGCCCGGGAGCCTCCAGCACGGAAGGCAGGGCCCCGATTCTCTCCGCAAAGACGGCGAGATCGGTATGCATGCTGTACGCGGGGGCGATATAATCGGCTTCCATGAGGTGATGTATTCCACGCTCGGGGAAACCGTTACCGTTCAGCACAGGGCGCACAACCGCGATAATTTCGTTCGCGGGGCGATAAGAGCTGCCGGCTGGTTAGCAGGCAGGGAACCGGGCTGGTATAAGATGAAAGACGTGCTGGGGCTGTAG
- a CDS encoding glycine zipper domain-containing protein, whose translation MNSLIRNTFIFAAGLGLIISAAGCQSESGTGTLVGAGIGAAIGQAVGGDTESTAIGAGVGGAVGYGVGKHQENQRKQPSASAQQQNYNSAGGADSVEKTISFQNSNGSQSSVTLRYINGKWIGPQGETYSTLPTKAQIKAAYGS comes from the coding sequence ATGAATTCACTTATCAGAAATACATTCATTTTTGCAGCAGGATTGGGGCTCATTATATCCGCCGCTGGATGCCAGAGCGAATCGGGCACAGGAACGCTTGTAGGAGCGGGAATCGGCGCCGCTATCGGGCAGGCAGTGGGCGGAGACACCGAATCAACCGCTATTGGCGCAGGCGTAGGCGGAGCCGTGGGCTACGGCGTGGGCAAGCATCAGGAAAATCAGCGTAAACAGCCCTCAGCATCCGCTCAGCAGCAGAATTACAACTCCGCCGGCGGGGCAGATTCGGTTGAGAAAACTATAAGCTTCCAAAACAGCAACGGCTCGCAGTCTTCTGTTACGCTAAGATACATCAACGGCAAGTGGATAGGTCCGCAGGGCGAAACGTACTCCACACTGCCAACAAAAGCACAGATTAAAGCCGCCTACGGCTCATAA
- a CDS encoding IS30 family transposase, which yields MGYRHLNINERESILKMRSEGKNLLEIAIYLGRSKGTISRELNRNMSSTHDYKPHLAQRYYSKRRAASKQPYRLEQNGRLRRRVCSKLEQYHSPEQIAGRLEIDYPDNAQMRVSPLTIYSWVKRDKVDGGVFYKFLRQGRRKRRKKHGSNDKRGRIPNKRSISERPEVVDKRNRFGDWEGDSVSGKGHGSFIATHVERASRYLLSGRMKDKSAQSMNETTRRLFRKIPKSKRQTMTVDNGKEFAQFKEMEKTVGLCCYFADPYSSYQRGTNENTNGLLRQFFPKGTDFKKVSDKELDKVVALINNRPRKCLKYRTPNEVLWSDEKSCASD from the coding sequence ATGGGCTATAGACATCTTAACATTAATGAGCGAGAAAGCATTCTAAAAATGCGATCTGAAGGAAAAAATTTACTGGAAATCGCCATATATCTCGGCAGGAGCAAGGGCACTATCAGCCGTGAGTTGAATCGAAACATGTCCTCAACCCATGATTATAAGCCCCACCTGGCCCAGCGATATTACAGCAAACGCAGGGCCGCATCCAAGCAGCCATATCGGCTTGAACAGAATGGCCGTCTTCGTCGTCGAGTATGCAGTAAACTCGAGCAATATCACTCGCCTGAACAGATAGCAGGCCGTCTTGAAATCGACTATCCAGATAATGCCCAAATGCGTGTAAGCCCTTTGACCATATATAGTTGGGTTAAACGAGACAAGGTTGACGGCGGTGTTTTTTACAAGTTTTTGCGTCAAGGCCGTCGCAAACGACGAAAGAAGCACGGCAGTAATGACAAGCGTGGCCGGATACCGAACAAACGTTCGATCAGTGAGCGTCCGGAGGTTGTTGACAAGCGTAATCGCTTCGGCGATTGGGAGGGTGACAGCGTCAGCGGTAAAGGACACGGTTCATTTATTGCGACACATGTCGAGCGTGCAAGCCGCTATCTGCTCTCTGGCAGGATGAAAGATAAGAGTGCCCAGAGCATGAATGAAACCACCCGAAGGTTGTTCAGGAAGATACCAAAGTCCAAGCGTCAAACGATGACAGTTGACAATGGCAAGGAGTTTGCCCAGTTTAAAGAGATGGAAAAAACAGTCGGCCTATGCTGCTACTTTGCTGATCCATACAGTTCTTATCAGCGTGGAACTAATGAAAACACAAACGGCCTACTTCGTCAGTTCTTCCCTAAGGGAACTGATTTTAAGAAAGTTAGTGATAAGGAACTTGACAAAGTTGTCGCCTTAATCAATAATCGACCAAGGAAATGTTTAAAATATCGGACACCAAATGAAGTGCTCTGGAGCGATGAAAAAAGTTGCGCTTCAGATTAA
- a CDS encoding PEP-CTERM sorting domain-containing protein translates to MTINIGQEGSIEFRDASVANNISDLINNAFSGEGSINLNIWNDGSYVDYATLTDGSDYKVENGTLFVPEPATMAMLGLGGLGLLRSRRKS, encoded by the coding sequence ATGACAATAAATATTGGACAGGAAGGCTCTATTGAATTTAGGGATGCATCTGTCGCAAACAACATCTCAGATCTTATCAATAATGCCTTTTCCGGCGAGGGCAGCATTAATTTGAATATCTGGAATGATGGTTCGTATGTTGACTATGCCACATTAACCGACGGCAGCGATTATAAGGTAGAGAACGGAACGTTGTTTGTTCCAGAACCTGCCACGATGGCTATGCTTGGTTTAGGCGGCCTTGGGCTCTTGCGCAGCAGACGCAAATCATAA
- the larE gene encoding ATP-dependent sacrificial sulfur transferase LarE codes for MCQKKYEELCEIIRKSGKMCVSFSGGVDSSFLAYTCRKVLGRNNMLCVYVRGKAASRKQTDNARKSAEKYDFPLEIIDVDELEVEQVRRGDPRRCYFCKKNILSLIGKKAGEQEFNVIACGSNLDDLSDYRPGRDAVKEMGVSEPLLEAKLTKDEIRSLSRRFGLDTADMPSEPCLLSRIPYNRPADERMLRQVEQAEKVLGDFGFDVCRVRHYGITAKIEIPPQKFEQYRKNEPQIREKILETGFSEAVLDENGFRSGSLNDSLRIKNKQSHEKMKKS; via the coding sequence ATGTGCCAGAAGAAATATGAAGAACTCTGCGAGATTATCAGGAAGTCCGGAAAGATGTGCGTGAGCTTTTCGGGGGGAGTTGATTCAAGCTTTCTCGCATACACCTGCCGGAAAGTGCTTGGAAGAAATAATATGCTCTGCGTTTACGTGAGGGGGAAGGCCGCTTCCCGGAAGCAAACGGATAACGCCAGAAAATCAGCAGAGAAATACGATTTCCCGCTCGAGATAATAGATGTTGATGAGCTTGAGGTTGAGCAGGTTCGAAGGGGAGACCCCAGACGCTGCTATTTCTGCAAAAAGAATATCCTCAGCCTTATAGGCAAAAAAGCAGGTGAGCAGGAATTCAATGTTATTGCCTGCGGGAGCAACCTCGACGACCTCTCAGACTACCGTCCCGGAAGGGATGCGGTAAAGGAGATGGGGGTGAGCGAGCCTCTGCTCGAGGCCAAGCTTACAAAAGATGAAATCCGCTCCCTCAGCCGCAGATTCGGCCTTGATACAGCGGATATGCCTTCAGAACCCTGCCTTCTCTCAAGAATCCCGTACAACCGTCCAGCTGATGAGCGGATGCTCAGGCAGGTGGAGCAGGCGGAGAAAGTCCTCGGCGATTTCGGCTTCGATGTATGCCGAGTGCGGCATTACGGGATCACTGCAAAAATCGAGATCCCTCCCCAGAAATTCGAACAGTACAGGAAAAATGAGCCTCAGATCAGAGAGAAAATCCTCGAGACCGGTTTCTCTGAGGCTGTTTTGGACGAAAACGGCTTCCGCTCAGGATCCTTAAACGATTCACTCCGCATCAAAAACAAACAAAGTCATGAAAAAATGAAAAAATCTTAG